A single window of Phyllostomus discolor isolate MPI-MPIP mPhyDis1 chromosome 13, mPhyDis1.pri.v3, whole genome shotgun sequence DNA harbors:
- the ZNF605 gene encoding zinc finger protein 605, which yields MITSQISFEDVAVDFTLEEWRLLNPTQRNLYRDVMLETYSNLVFLGHQSVKPDAVFKLEQEPWTVNEEIVSHHFSEELWIDHNLRMWHRDNGDKLKSMERGHEHDVLGKIFHSSINFIHLGMRLHKCGTSEKNLNHPLDFLHKNNRGGRKLELNKKLLFYMKTDRAHGGIKYCDGNKCRKSSSKESWLMTNHVTHRGVYLCMECGRVFNKKSQLVVHQRTHTGEKPYGCSECGKAFSQKSLLTIHQRTHSGEKPYGCGECPKAFSRKSLLILHQRTHTGEKPYGCNECGKAFSRKSQLKRHQRTHTTEKPYECSDCGKAFSQNLKLIAHRRTHTGEKPYTCSDCGKAFFWKSQLITHQRTHTGKKPYACGECKKAFSRNSLLIRHQRIHTGEKPYECSECGEAFIRKPQLIRHQVTHTGEKNYQCSDCEEAFFKKSELIRHQKLHLGDKPYACVECGKTFFGKSQLLTHQRTHTGEKPFECSECGKAFTQKSSLISHQRTHTGEKPYECSECGKTFSEKSSLIHHQRTHTGEKPFECSECRKAFAWKPQLLRHQRIHTGEKPYSCSECGKAFVQKVQLIKHQRNHTGEKAYGCSDCAKAFFEKAQLIIHQRIHTGERPYKCGECGKSFTRKSHLMRHQRLHTGDKYCGCNECGATFNRKSQLMIHQRNHVR from the exons atGATCACGTCACAG ATTTCTTTTGAGGATGTGGCTGTGGACTTCACATTGGAGGAGTGGCGGCTACTAAATCCTACCCAGAGGAACTTGTACCGAGACGTGATGTTGGAGACCTACAGCAACCTGGTGTTCCTGG GTCATCAAAGTGTCAAACCTGATGCCGTTTTCAAGCTGGAGCAAGAGCCCTGGACAGTAAACGAAGAAATAGTAAGTCACCACTTCTCAG aagaACTCTGGATAGATCATAATCTCAGAATGTGGCACCGAGATAATGGAGACAAGCTTAAAAGCATGGAGAGAGGCCATGAACATGATGTTTTgggtaaaatatttcattcaagCATTAACTTCATTCATTTAGGGATGAGACTCCATAAATGTGGCACCAGTGAAAAAAATCTGAATCATCCTCttgattttcttcataaaaataatcGTGGAGGAAGGAAACTTGAGCTCAATAAAAAGCTGTTATTCTATATGAAAACTGACAGGGCCCATGGTGGAATAAAATACTGTGATGGCAATAAATGTAGAAAGAGCAGCAGCAAAGAGTCATGGCTCATGACAAACCATGTAACACACAGAGGAGTCTATCTGTGCATGGAATGTGGCCGAGTTTTTAACAAGAAGTCACAGCTTGTTGTGCATCAGAGaactcacacaggagagaagccctatgggtgcagtgagtgtgggaaggccttctCCCAGAAGTCCCTGCTCACTATCCATCAAAGGACGCACTCGGGAGAAAAACCATATGGGTGTGGTGAATGTCCAAAAGCTTTCAGTAGGAAGTCACTGCTCATTTTACATCAGAGAACACACACGGGGGAGAAGCCCTATGGCTGCAatgagtgtgggaaagccttcagcaGGAAGTCACAGCTTAAAAGACACCAGAGAACCCATACAAcagagaagccttatgaatgcAGTGACTGTGGGAAAGCTTTCTCCCAGAACCTAAAGCTCATTGCACATCGGAGGACGCACACCGGAGAGAAACCCTACACCTGCAGTGACTGTGGAAAAGCCTTCTTTTGGAAGTCTCAGCTCATTACTCATCAGAGGACTCACACCGGGAAGAAACCGTATGCATGTGGTGAGTGTAAAAAAGCCTTCAGCAGGAACTCACTCCTCATTAGACATCAGAGGATTCACACaggggagaaaccctatgaatgcagtgaatgtggtGAAGCCTTCATCAGAAAACCACAACTTATCAGACATCAGGTaactcacacaggagagaagaaCTACCAGTGCAGTGACTGTGAGGAAGCCTTCTTTAAGAAGTCAGAGCTAATTCGACATCAGAAGCTTCACTTAGGAGACAAGCCCTATGCGTGTGTGGAATGTGGGAAAACCTTCTTTGGGAAGTCACAGCTGCTTACACATCAGagaactcacactggagagaaaccttttgaatgcagtgaatgtgggaaagccttcaccCAGAAGTCCAGCCTGATATCCCATCAGAGAACTCACACAGgtgagaagccctatgaatgcaGTGAGTGTGGGAAAACGTTCAGTGAGAAATCAAGTCTCATTCACCATCAGAGAACCCATACTGGAGAAAAACCCTTTGAATGTAGTGAATGTAGGAAAGCTTTTGCCTGGAAGCCGCAGCTTCTTAGGCACCAGAGAATACATACAGGGGAGAAACCCTATTCATGCAGCGAGTGTGGAAAAGCCTTTGTTCAGAAAGTGCAGCTCATTAAACACCAGAGAAAtcacacaggagagaaagccTATGGATGCAGTGATTGTGCAAAAGCTTTCTTTGAGAAGGCACAGCTGATCatacatcagagaattcatacaggAGAGAGACCCTATAAATGTGGTGAGTGTGGGAAGTCTTTCACTAGAAAGTCACATCTTATGAGGCATCAGAGACTTCATACAGGAGATAAATACTGTGGGTGCAATGAGTGTGGGGCTACTTTCAACAGGAAGTCACAGCTCATGATCCACCAGAGAAATCATGTCAGGTAG